A region of the Neomicrococcus lactis genome:
GCCGCAACAACCTTCCGCACGCCCTTGACTGGCGTTCTCGTTGCAATAGCAAGTCCGGTTCGGGAATCAATATCTGCGTACGACGCCGCTGGCTCACCCAAGGTTGCAGCGCCCGGCTGGGTTGCCAGTGGAGCAGGCGCGGTCGCGGAGCGTTGTCCCGCAAGGGCCGCTTCCACGTCGCGACGCATAATCAGGCCAGCTGCGCCGGTCCCCTTGAGAGAACTGAGGTCGACGCCGCCCTCCCGCGCAATTCTGCGAACCAGCGGTGAGCTGACGGCTGGGCGAAGTTCAGCCGCAGCGGGCTGGGTTAGCGAGGCAGGCTTGGCAGGAGCGATGCCATCACGACGAGCGCGAGTGCGGCGCGTCGGACCGTGTCCGCCCGAGGTGCCGTAGCCAATCAGGACGTTCCCAGAACCGGCTTTCTCCTCTTCGCGATAGGTATTTGCAGCGGCTTCGGAGCTAGGAGCGACGGCTTCTTTTGCGGTCTCAGCCGAAGTTTCTGCTACAGCAGGAGCATCAGTAACAGCACCCGCGGGCAGCACCGAGATGAGCGGCTTGCCCACATCGAGCGTCTGACCTGGTTCGCCGTGGAGGATGGCCACCGTGCCGGCGTAGGGCGACGGCACCTCAACGAGAGACTTTGCGGTTTCAACTTCGGCAATGGGCTGATCCACGCGGATTTCGTCGCCGACGGCCACTAGCCAATTGACGAGTTCCGCTTCGGTGAGGCCTTCGCCGAGGTCTGGGAGGAGGAATACGTTTGGTTCGCTCATGATTAGTCTTCCCACTGGAGATCATCTACGGCGTCGAGGATGCGGTCCACGCCAGGGAGGTAATAGTGCTCGAGCTTCGGCGCTGGGTAAGGCACGTCGAAGCCGGTGACGCGGCGGATCGGCGCGGCGAGGTAGTGGAAGCAGTTTTCCTGGACTCGTGCCACGATCTCCGAAGCAACGGAGGCAAAGCCATGAGCCTCAGCGATCACCACGGCACGGCCAGTTTTCCGGACTGACGCGTTGACTGTTTCGTCGTCGAACGGAACGATCGAGCGGATGTCAATGACTTCCAGCGAGCGTCCTTCCTCAGCAGCCGCAGCTGCGGCAGCCAAAGCAGTCGGCACAGACGGGCCGTAGGCGATCAGGGTTGTGTCCGTTCCAGAACGGGCCACAGAAGCGCGGCCTTCGCTCGAGATGCCGGAAGCAACCTGGGCAGCATGCTCACTCTTCAACGCCTCGAGGTCAACAAGATCCTTGGACCAATACAGCTTCTTAGGCTCCAAGAAGATCACCGGGTCATCGGAATCGATGGCCTCACGGAGCAAGCGGTAGCCATCGGCCACGGTAGCCGGCGCGTACACCTTGAGCCCTGCCGTGTGGGCGTAATACGCCTCGGAGGAATCACAGTGGTGCTCCACGCCGCCAATGCCGCCGGCGTAAGGAATGCGAATCACCATAGGCATCTTGACGGCGCCCTTGGTGCGGTTATGCATTTTTGCGACGTGGCTAGCGATCTGCTCGAACGCCGGGTAGGCGAAGGCGTCGAACTGCATCTCGATCACGGGGCGCATGCCGTTCATGGCCATGCCCACGGCCATGCCCACAATGCCGGATTCAGCAAGGGGCGTATCAAAGCAGCGCTGATCGCCGAAGGTCTTGGTGAGGCCGTCCGTGATGCGGAAGACGCCGCCAAGCATTCCCACGTCTTCGCCGAAGACGACGACCGACTTATCCGCGTTCATGGCGTCAACCATGGCGGTGTTGATTGCCTTGGCGAGAGTCACCGGCTGTGGTCCGTTTGCAGCCGAGCTAGCCGCGGCCTGGGCCGTTGCTGCGCTGACGTTGCCGTTGGCTTGTGAAGAAATCGCGACGGTGGGGCTCATTTGGATACCTCATCCCGGGAGAGTTCGTCGGCGAGCAAGGCCGATTGTTTTTCGAGTTGCGGAGTGGGCGAAGAGAAGACGTTCTTGAAGAGGTCCTGTGGGTCCACGGCGACGTCTTCGCTGAGCCCGGTCCGAAGCTGCGCGGCGACTTCTTCCGCCTTTTCTGCGATCCGCGATTCGACCTCGCTATCGATCAGACCCTTGTCCGTGAGGAAGGTCTTCATGCGGGTCAGCGGGTCTTTCGCTTGCCATTCGGCGACTTCGCTGTCCTCGCGGTAGCGGCTGGCGTCGTCGGCATTGGTGTGCGCCTGCATGCGGTAGGTGTGCGCCTCAACCAAGAGCGGGCCGGATCCTTCACGGGCCAGTTTCACGGCGCGGCCCAGCACGGCAAGAAGCGCTACGAGGTCGTTGCCGTCCACACGTTCGCCGGCCATGCCGTAGCCCACTGCCTTGTGCGCCAGCGACGGCGCCGCAGATTGGTGGGCCAGCGGGACGGAGATGGCGTACTTATTGTTCTGCACAAAGAAGATCACCGGGAGCTTGAACACTGCAGCGAAGTTCAGTGCTTCGTGGAAGTCTCCTTCACTCGTGGCGCCGTCGCCGCACATGGCGAGGACCACGGTGTCCTCGCCACGCAACTTTGCGGCATGTGCCACACCAACACCGTGCAACAGCTGAGTAGTCAGCGGGGTGCACTGGATTCCAACTTTGTGTTCGTTCGGGTTGTATCCCCCGTGCCAGTCGCCACGGAAGAGCGT
Encoded here:
- the pdhA gene encoding pyruvate dehydrogenase (acetyl-transferring) E1 component subunit alpha, with amino-acid sequence MTIPANHQSPEKAPHVPSEVAVPEALRNFGISLEDYLLPARHQIQIVDQNGALIPLDEQGAQPGHEYPIPDDAALLAAFEQLVIGRRVNDQNSALVRQGRMAVYPSSHGQEACQVAAAMCLADGDWMFPTYRDSVAVMARGVDPVEAMTLFRGDWHGGYNPNEHKVGIQCTPLTTQLLHGVGVAHAAKLRGEDTVVLAMCGDGATSEGDFHEALNFAAVFKLPVIFFVQNNKYAISVPLAHQSAAPSLAHKAVGYGMAGERVDGNDLVALLAVLGRAVKLAREGSGPLLVEAHTYRMQAHTNADDASRYREDSEVAEWQAKDPLTRMKTFLTDKGLIDSEVESRIAEKAEEVAAQLRTGLSEDVAVDPQDLFKNVFSSPTPQLEKQSALLADELSRDEVSK
- a CDS encoding alpha-ketoacid dehydrogenase subunit beta, which encodes MSPTVAISSQANGNVSAATAQAAASSAANGPQPVTLAKAINTAMVDAMNADKSVVVFGEDVGMLGGVFRITDGLTKTFGDQRCFDTPLAESGIVGMAVGMAMNGMRPVIEMQFDAFAYPAFEQIASHVAKMHNRTKGAVKMPMVIRIPYAGGIGGVEHHCDSSEAYYAHTAGLKVYAPATVADGYRLLREAIDSDDPVIFLEPKKLYWSKDLVDLEALKSEHAAQVASGISSEGRASVARSGTDTTLIAYGPSVPTALAAAAAAAEEGRSLEVIDIRSIVPFDDETVNASVRKTGRAVVIAEAHGFASVASEIVARVQENCFHYLAAPIRRVTGFDVPYPAPKLEHYYLPGVDRILDAVDDLQWED
- a CDS encoding dihydrolipoamide acetyltransferase family protein; this translates as MSEPNVFLLPDLGEGLTEAELVNWLVAVGDEIRVDQPIAEVETAKSLVEVPSPYAGTVAILHGEPGQTLDVGKPLISVLPAGAVTDAPAVAETSAETAKEAVAPSSEAAANTYREEEKAGSGNVLIGYGTSGGHGPTRRTRARRDGIAPAKPASLTQPAAAELRPAVSSPLVRRIAREGGVDLSSLKGTGAAGLIMRRDVEAALAGQRSATAPAPLATQPGAATLGEPAASYADIDSRTGLAIATRTPVKGVRKVVAANMSRSRSEIPEATVWVDVDATALVETRADLKKRNPDHTPGLLAFIARFVTSGLKRFPELNTRFQDAADGETKEIVGFDGINLGFAAQTDRGLVVPSIRNAEKLSARELDAEIRRLSKLARDGKAAPAELGGGTFTLNNYGVFGVDGSAAIINYPEVAILGVGRIIDRPWVVDGELAVRKVVELTLVFDHRVCDGGTAGGFLRHVADAIENPASALADL